Below is a window of Musa acuminata AAA Group cultivar baxijiao chromosome BXJ3-11, Cavendish_Baxijiao_AAA, whole genome shotgun sequence DNA.
AATTGAGCCCGACCGCTTATTTGACTGTCTTCCTAAATCCTTGCAACCACACTCAGAGACGTCTGGGCACCAAGCTGATGGTGGTAAGCCTGAGCATCAAGCCAGAAGCTTGGAGGCTGCTGTATACAAGACACCAACTCTGATTCCTCCAAGGGTTCTTCCCTTGTTGCATGACTTAGCAAATCAATTGGTTCAAGCTGGACACCAGCAACAGTGTTCAAAGATTTACAGGTACAATTAATCacggaatatatatattttttccaaaaGTAGTCATGCTCCTAACTAATTGTTCATCTAGTCTGGTATCAATTGATGTATGGAAATTATAAAAGGAATATTCTTGGATTATAGTTGTATTTTTTCATCAAGACATGCTTTGGGGTCTAGCCAACTATGTTATGGCTGTACATCTGTGGTTGCATCAGTATTGTGGTTATGAACAATAACGAAAGCATATTAATTAAAAGTATGACAAGGCATTTTCTGTGGCACATCTTGTGATCAACTATGTACACAAAAAATTCTAAAAGATGAATTTGGCAATATATTTGAAGAATGCCTCATCTACTGGTTATGTTGAAAAAAAGCTTACATATCAAAGAATTGTTGGGACTTCCCCTCTAGTTATTTActgtaaaataaaaagaaaaaaaaaggactaCTGTAAAAGGGCTACGCAGGACAATAAATTTGGAGCACCAGAGGAAGTCGAAATCCAGAAGTGGGCAACCAATAGACCAATAGCTTTTTCTTAATTGATATCAAGGTTCAAACTTTGAAGGCTCAAGATTTAATTTGATATGACCATGGATATGGGACTAGGATTAGGTAAGATCTGATTGGCATTGGCATTGTAGAATTAGTGTTTTCACCCAAAAATCTGTAAccagaaaattaaaaagaaaaggttACAGGTAGGAGCATTATAAAACCACAAACATGTTTGGAGCATGATCTCACCcaataaatcaaaatataaataaataataaatattatgtcAATAGGAAAAGTACTATAGCAGATAACCTGTGGTCAAAGTTGATCCCCATCAATGAAAATACAGTTTCTTGTCTGGCCACAGGTGCTCCATATGCTGCTACATGTTTCATATTTGAAGTCATATACGAAAAGCAAAGTCCAAGAAGGACAGTTCATACTACAAAGATGTGAAATTCAAGAGTGAAGGTCTCTGTAGTCTCATTGTTTATACTACGATACTGAGATTGGCATAAATGATGGTAAACCACCTCAGGATGGTTGATACAGACTGCTCCTTGCAAGATCAATTTACCTGCACTGGATGGATCTGAATCCACTGATTTGGACCAAAATTTCAAATGTAGCAACCAATTCATGGGCATTAGATTGACATAGCTCATCATTTCATAGTTTAAAAGAGCAGATACGATTTCAGATCATGATCAGATTATCTTTAAAACCTAGTACTTACTTGCATATTTATTGGACATGTATTCCTAATGCATGCATATGGTATTCTCTTTTAGCAATGGTCCAAATTTCTATTTGTCAATTCCTTCATGCCACTAATGATGACACTAAGTATTACAACCCAAATGATGGATGTGTTTTTAATAAGTTGGCATATTAAGGACACAAATAGGTCATTATATGTTCTTGCTTACTTTGCTCAGTTTCAGCTTTTCCATATTATTTCTTGAAAGGTGGCCTAAAATTATTACAATACTCTTTATTTTTGTACCTCGAATAATTTTAATGATAGTCACTTACTAAGAGGATTGCTCCAACCAACATCAAAATGGACTTAGGTTTTCCTGATCTTAGAGTTTATGATGAGAGAACCTATTTCCACTCACCAAAAAGCATCAGAAGGTCTCTATCAATTGGACGGCGGAAAGCAGAGCAAGCAGAGGCCAATTGTGTGGACCTATTCTCTCATATCAGGGTCTGTCACTTTGGGGTTGTAACTTGTAAGTATGCAAAAGATGAAGTTACAATGACCACACAAGCTCAAAGTACTTGCTCTCCAGTTTCCTCACATTTTCTAAACAGTTAGCCAAGATTGGACCTTTATGGGCCTAGAGAGGGCCATGGTCCCTCAAAAGATTGAAAATGTTATATACCTATGCTATATGTGGAAATGTTTCTATACTTTTAGATTGATAAAAAGAGGCCatagtttttatttttagcataatGTCCTGATATCTCAAACAATGTTGTTATGAGATTATGAAGTGACTTTACTTCTTCTAAGTGGGCCTTAAGccaaattcaaattcataaagttTCTTACAGAAAATTTCAGACCAAGTAGAACTACAACACATACCACTTAATCTATATATCATATTTCTGAAAACATAATAAGCAATAACTAGAAGTTTCTCTAATTACATATTTGGATTTTGAAATACTGGAAGAAAAACAGATAGTTGCAGAAGTCTTATATTCAATATGGCCAATTTTTTTTTCCAGAGATCTTCCACTGTAGTCAGTTATTATTTCAGTTCATATTTAAAGATGTAGTGCCTTGATTCAAAAACTTGTCACTGATGTGAATAACTTGATGATTTGATCTTAAAGTGTTATAATAAATGTTCAGCATGGAAATTTAATATGTATTATATTGTAAATTGCTCATTAGTCATAGCTTTGCTCTAAGAAAGGGAAATGATTTCATCCTCTCTTCATGCTGAAGACTTTTGGAGCTGTGCTTTAGATGCTAAGCTAAAGGGATTGGCGGACAGTTTTTACCCTGAGATTGCTTGCTGAATAATACTATAGTCGTTCTTGTTTGAATTCAAATAACGAAGGATATAAGTTGACTATTCATTTATCAAGGTTAACATACATCAGGTAAAACATCATTTTAACCAAAAATCTTAAGCTTTTATGTTATGGGTCAATATATGCAATTTGACTCAATCAATCCTTAGTGATGTGGGACTATCCCATCTCTTTTCATCTCACGTATGAATATTTCCAAAATCTTTCCTTATTCATGTATGGCATTGATTGTCTAGGATTCAATCTTAGTTCTTATCTCACATACATAAATATTTGTGTAATGTGATTCACTCACCTGTATTAACCTGTCGCAATGcgatttcttcttcaattgattAAATGATGGCTTGACCTTGGCTTTCAAGCACATTTTGGCTTAAATTTTCCTTTTCATTTTTGGCTCATTCAAATCTTTGTCTACATAACTCTAATGCCATGTCAAAAATGAGCTTGACCTTGGCTATCAAGTTTATTTGgcttaactttttttttcttttttgactcATTCAAATTTTCATCAACATGGCTCCAATACCATGTCAGAAATGAATAATTATGAGTCTGGATCAAATTGATCAAGGTTAACATACATTAGGTTAGACATTAATTCAACTCAAAAAGGTTTCTAGGCAATAGGCCAAAcctaatatatatatagtccAGCTTTTTCAATTCAATTCAAACATGTATGAATAATTCCAACAGTTCAGCTTAGTTCCGGTAAAAGATTCTGTTCCTCATAAACTTCTCCATTGACCAGCATATGAGAAGATATAAGTCATGTATCTAACGCTTGCTGATATACTTATGGTTGGTTTAATAAAAACATCCTTGTGTCTGCAATCATATTTGTTTGTGGACACTTATTACTAACTTCAAATTGATTTTCGCTCTTCACTTGTCTATTAGTTCCCATTTAGTGTTTTTTGGTTCAAATGCTTGTAAGGTTCATTTTGGTGTAGGTAAAAACAATTAGATTATGGTTTCCAGTCTCAACTAGACAGGGATGTCTATGATGTCACTGGTTGATGTCAATAGTTTCTAAACATTTTCATATGGCAGTTATCTTAAGAGGATGGTTTCTTGTCAACCAGGGATGCCCGTGCTTCAACTTTAGAATCAAGCCTCCGAAAATTGGGAGTTGAGAAGCTCAATAAAGACGATGTGCAGAAAATGCAGTGGGAGGCCTTAGAGACCAAGATTCAGAATTGGATTCACTATATGCGGATTGCAGTAAGGATTTACATAAGATTTGTTATGGTAGATATAACTCATTTCCTATCAGTTTGATTCTGTATTCAACAGGTTAAACTACTATTTGCTGGTGAACGAAAAATTTGTGATCAAGTCTTTGATGGCACTACTCTTAATAAAGATCAATGTTTTGCTGAAGTAACCACAAGTAGTGTGGCAGTGCTACTTAGTTTTGGAGATGCTGTAGCCAAAAGTAAGCGATCGCCAGAGAAGCTATTTGTGCTTCTAGACATGTATGAAGTATTGCATGAACTTCATGTAGAGGTATGCTAAAATATTCTTCTTCGAGTCCCTAATAAAGGTATAGAGAACCCAAATCTCGTGTTAGTTTGACTCTAATACATTTTAATCATCTTTATTTTGGTGTGCATCTGATAATATGGCCTGCCTAAAAAGTTACTCTGAGTAGATTAACATGTTTGGAAGATTATGTTATTCATCAGTCCGTCACAAGACTCTCATGTctttcaaaattcaaatgttACAAGTTGTCTTAAAAAGGTAAAAACATGTCAGTGGTTCATTGCTTAACTTTTACATGCTGAACTTTGGCATACTATTTTACAACTTGTAATTTGATGGAAAACTGCACCACTATTGTTATGCACTTGTTTAATTGTTTCTAAATGATATAGTAATAGGATCAATAACATTCAATCACTACCTTTTTCATCTCAAAAGACAGCCAGTCCCTCTCACTTTTGCATCTATACATGCATGTATGTCCTCAATTTTTGGTTTTTCGACTTATGATTTTAGTTATGAATCTTGAAGATGATATCAATAGAATTATTTAACAATTTGCCAGATTGAGACAATTTTTGAAGGAAAAGCTTGTTCTGAGATGAGAGAGTCCACATTGAGCTTGGCAAAGCGCTTAGCCCAGACAGCTGAAGAAACCTTTGGGGACTTTGAAGAGGCAGTTGAAAAGGATGCCACAAAGACAACTGTTCTTGATGGAACTGTCCACCCTCTTACTAGCTATGTGATTAACTACGTGAAATTTTTGTTTGAGTGAGTTCTGAATCCAGATTCACTTACCAACCAATTAGTATATGAAATATGAACTAGCACCAAAATCCATATTggtaattttgattctttttagTTGATGCAAGTTCCTTAGCATCAAACACATGTGCCCCTTGAGCTGGTCATTCTACTAATATTTTTGTTTAACTGTCTACGAATATAGTTGCCATTTTTACCTTTTCTCTTGATGTATTCATATATTCTCTAATGGATCTATTCATTAAACTTTTGCCAGCTATCAGTCAACATTGAAGCAACTCTTTCAGGAATGTGTAACTGGAGATAAAACAGAGTCTCAGTTGGCAATTGTAACAATGCGGATTATGCAAGCTCTACAGAGTAATCTTGATAACAAATCCAAGCAGTACAAAGATCCTGCTCTAACTTACCTATTTCTTATGAACAACATACACTATATGGTGAGATCTCTAAGCAGGTATGAAGATTATATTTGTTCAGATATTACAGCATGCCATGGAGTAGAAAAACCAAGGTCACTTTGCTGATTTCAGGTCAGAAGCAAAGGATATATTGGGTGATGACTGGGTACAAAGACACCGAAGGATTGTGCAGCAAAATGCAAACCAGTACAAAAGGGTTGCTTGGGCAAAGGTCTATCCCATAGTTTGAAAGCATGCTAATCACACTATTCTTGTTTACATGTTTGTTTCAGTTTATACGTAGTTCTTAGCTGCATTTCTCAATTTTTTAATTAGCTGATTGAGAAGTATGTTaacatgatgaagttaaccattAATAATATTTAAGTTTGCTAGATAAGATGATACCAATTAAATCCAGATCTAGGTTGGTCAGTCCTGCTCTCTGGACTTTCAGTTCTTGGCCTTATCACTGAAAATCTGTCATATTTGGTTAGAAACAACAGTAAGGTTTAGCTTATTCCATCTGAAAACAGTTGATTTTGGCTAGTTTAGTCAATGCTTGTTTGTTGGTGTCCCCACTCGTGAATCAACTTATATTTTTCTtacaagaaaaagagagagagaaaaggcagGTAGGATAGAGGGCTCTCCCTCAATTTCATACATATGTATGTTAACAGGATCAGTACAAACTAATTCAAGTTTTTAGATATGGTACAGAAACAGAGACTGGTACTTGAACCCATCCATGGCACTTTATATGCTGGTCGGCAAATAGATTTGTATTTGCTATTGGAATGTGCTGTGATGACATTGTTCTAGTGCAAAAGAAATAATGAAAATCAACAGGTAGAGGTAGGAAACACAAAAGAGGTGGATAAAACTAACCTAACCCTGCCAATATTGCCTGCAATAGTACCTTTTATTTTAGGGGTTCCTTGATCAAGGTTGATGAATTAGTGGGAGTCTGAGGTTTTGGCAATGGGAAGACCTGTTATATGTCATTTCCTTTGAAGCTATTGATAAATCCACCCTGCTATAAAGTTCTTTCAGGGAAAAGTAATTAGATTCTAGATAAGAATTTTTAGGTAAAGGAGAGTAGTAATACCATTTCATCTACCTTTTCCTTAGGTAGAGATCCTGTACTGGATTGTGCCAGGCAACATGGAGTTTTTCTGTGTGCTGAAATGGCTACATAAACATATTCAGAAGGTGAAGAAACAATAGAACAAATCATTACACTATCTTCCACTTCATATTATATTATCATGCCTAGTGTATGTACTCAATGTTGGTAGTTTATAATGCTAAAGCTTATGTGGTTATAtattttattcaaattaaataGTCAATCACTTTGG
It encodes the following:
- the LOC135652432 gene encoding exocyst complex component EXO70A1-like, giving the protein MAVPQAIDTLSRRASLLRESLQKSQSNTESMVTILGSFDHRLSALEAAMRPTQVKTHAIRMAHENIDKTLKTTEVILTQFDLSRQAEATILRGPHEDLEGYLEAVDMLKSTVQHFSSNKSFKGCDGVMNHINSLLAKAILKLEEEFRQLLATYSKPIEPDRLFDCLPKSLQPHSETSGHQADGGKPEHQARSLEAAVYKTPTLIPPRVLPLLHDLANQLVQAGHQQQCSKIYRDARASTLESSLRKLGVEKLNKDDVQKMQWEALETKIQNWIHYMRIAVKLLFAGERKICDQVFDGTTLNKDQCFAEVTTSSVAVLLSFGDAVAKSKRSPEKLFVLLDMYEVLHELHVEIETIFEGKACSEMRESTLSLAKRLAQTAEETFGDFEEAVEKDATKTTVLDGTVHPLTSYVINYVKFLFDYQSTLKQLFQECVTGDKTESQLAIVTMRIMQALQSNLDNKSKQYKDPALTYLFLMNNIHYMVRSLSRSEAKDILGDDWVQRHRRIVQQNANQYKRVAWAKILQTLSIQGLTPSGSSSALGSEGANNSGVSRASIKERFKSFNVQFEELHQRQSQWTVPDQELREYLRLAIAEVLLPAYRSYIKRFGPLVENGKNPLKYIRYTPEDLERMLSEFFEGKSMGEPKR